A stretch of DNA from Desulfurispora thermophila DSM 16022:
TTGTACTCCCTGGCCAGTTCCAGGCCATCTTTCACATGGGCGGTTAGTATTAAAGTACTCAATGTGGGGGCTATTTTATCGTGCGGGTTCTCTTGCGCCAGCTGGTTTTCAATAAAAAAAACCGGTCGCTTCATTTTTCCAATATCGTGATAGTATGCCCCCACCCGCGCAAGCAGGCTTTCCGCTCCCACCGCCTCGGCCGCCGCCTCGGCCAGATTGGCCACCATAATGCTGTGATGGTAGGTTCCCGGCGCCTCTGTAAGCAAACGCCTGAGTAAAGGATGGCTGGGATGCGACAGTTCCAGCAACCTGACGGCTGATGTTATACCAAAAGTGTTCTCCAAATAGGGCAGAGTGCCAATGGTCAACACTGCAGAAAGAATACCGTTGGTAACGCCAAGTAATAAAGCAGAACTGACAATCAAACCAGCTGATGTATCGGAAATGATTCCCCAGATCATTATAGAGACCACATTGGTCGCACTGATGTAAAACCCGGCCCGGAACAAGTCACCCCTCTGTTTCAGCCGGCTGACCACCAACACGCCGGTCATTCCTCCCACCAGGCCCACAAAACCAAAATGGACTTGTCCATCAGCCATTAAAGACAAGAGAAAACTCAGAATGGCCACCACCAGCACAGCCAGCCGGATGTCCAACAAGATGGCAATTAACATTCCGGCAGCGGAGAGGGGCACCATATATCCAAACAACGAACTGAATTCCGGCCATTGGGATATATTAATGGCTATAATTCCCCTGGCTACACTTAAGATAACCACGGTTACTATACCGAGCAGATAAATATGCCCCGGTCGCTTATAGATATCCGGATTTTGCTGCTGGATATACACAAGCACCAAAACCATGAGCATGGCTACCAGAAGGCCACTGCCCAGCACCGGTCGCCAGGGGAAATACTGACGGGAAAGACCCAGGGCAGCCAGCATCTGCATCTGCTCGGCAGTTACCACATCTCCCGCCCGGATTATTTTCTGGTTTTGCTTGATGGTGATCATGACAGGCGGCACCGCGTCCCGGGCTGCCTGCCGCAAAGTACGGGTGCGGGCTTCATTGTAAAACTTGTTCGGGCGCAGGTAATAGTTGACAATTTCCCTGCCCAGCTGAACCATGGGAGAAGGCAAACCGGTCAATGCCAGCTGCTGGCCAATGCGCTCCTTCACCCGGGCCAGCTCATCCTCACTGATCCCGCTGTTAGTGTACAAAGTCACCTGTTTTACCAGTTCGTTACTCAAAGACCAGTAATAACGGCTCTCCAAACTCAGCAAGTTTTGCAATACAGCTTCATCCAGTTTAAATGGCAAAACCGCTTTTAATTGCTCCAACCGGTCACCCGCATGGCCTTCTTTGATTCTACGCATATTGTCGATTAGTGTGGAAATGTTTTTAATCAGCACTCCCTGCACCTGCTCGTCCAGGTCGTACTGCATGGGCACTCCGGCAGCCGCCCGTTCACGATTTTCTTCTGTTTTTATCTTATCTTCAAAAACCACACTGTGCGG
This window harbors:
- a CDS encoding HD family phosphohydrolase; translation: MSLRLFFKLWSAVLYLLKQRRFRRWLAAIFFFLLISLLISVNYLPRQVDLKVGEVARDDVIAPHSVVFEDKIKTEENRERAAAGVPMQYDLDEQVQGVLIKNISTLIDNMRRIKEGHAGDRLEQLKAVLPFKLDEAVLQNLLSLESRYYWSLSNELVKQVTLYTNSGISEDELARVKERIGQQLALTGLPSPMVQLGREIVNYYLRPNKFYNEARTRTLRQAARDAVPPVMITIKQNQKIIRAGDVVTAEQMQMLAALGLSRQYFPWRPVLGSGLLVAMLMVLVLVYIQQQNPDIYKRPGHIYLLGIVTVVILSVARGIIAINISQWPEFSSLFGYMVPLSAAGMLIAILLDIRLAVLVVAILSFLLSLMADGQVHFGFVGLVGGMTGVLVVSRLKQRGDLFRAGFYISATNVVSIMIWGIISDTSAGLIVSSALLLGVTNGILSAVLTIGTLPYLENTFGITSAVRLLELSHPSHPLLRRLLTEAPGTYHHSIMVANLAEAAAEAVGAESLLARVGAYYHDIGKMKRPVFFIENQLAQENPHDKIAPTLSTLILTAHVKDGLELAREYKLPESIMQIIAQHHGTSLVSYFYHKALEGNSSVNEDEFRYEGPRPQSKEAAIVMLADSVEAAVRSMQNRTPNRVEALVRKIIRDKLLDSQLDECDLTFKDLDLIAAAFLQILGGIFHSRIEYPDVAREVERRKKQNAGLRRQPSNGSASG